A region from the Triticum aestivum cultivar Chinese Spring chromosome 3D, IWGSC CS RefSeq v2.1, whole genome shotgun sequence genome encodes:
- the LOC123074797 gene encoding putative calcium-binding protein CML23: MATTGKLRRVFDGDGLLDEEEFLRLVRETESGQEEEGDRCKEAFGMYKMEGRGCITPHSLELMMSRLGLHLNVDECQAMIRRFDLNGDGVLTIDEFKTMMMMMA, encoded by the coding sequence ATGGCTACAACAGGTAAGTTGAGGCGTGTGTTTGATGGTGACGGGCTGCTTGATGAGGAGGAGTTCCTGAGGCTGGTGCGTGAGACGGAGTCCGGCCAGGAGGAAGAGGGAGACAGGTGCAAGGAGGCGTTCGGGATGTACAAGATGGAAGGGAGGGGCTGCATCACCCCACACAGCCTCGAGCTGATGATGAGCAGGCTGGGGCTGCACCTGAACGTTGACGAGTGCCAGGCCATGATCCGCCGGTTCGACCTCAACGGCGACGGGGTGCTCACCATTGACGAGTTcaaaaccatgatgatgatgatggcatga